The Coregonus clupeaformis isolate EN_2021a chromosome 26, ASM2061545v1, whole genome shotgun sequence genome window below encodes:
- the LOC121540784 gene encoding ubiquitin-conjugating enzyme E2 Q2 isoform X1: MSVSGLKAELKFLESIFDPNHERFRIIDWKPDELSCQFNVTGEKLLIIHCNITESYPSIPPIWFVDSDDPSLTEVLERLEDVRKGTSLLLQQLKRLICDLCRLYNLPQHPDVEMLDQPLPAGPINPERKHGPADEVTSEEEEEEEMGEQDIEDLDHYEMKEEEPVDGKKSEDDGIEKENLAILEKIRKNQRQDHLNVSAHSGAVSGSVQASDRLMKELREIYRSQSYKTGIYSVELVNDSLYEWHVKIRTVDPDSPLHSDLQVLKEKEGVDYILLSFSYKDNFPFDPPFVRVVSPVLSGGYVLGGGALCMELLTKQGWSSAYSIESVIMQINATLVKGKARVQFGANKNQYNLARAQQSYKSLVQIHEKNGWYTPPKEDG, translated from the exons ATGTCGGTTTCGGGTCTGAAGGCCGAATTGAAGTTTTTGGAGTCAATTTTTGACCCAAACCACGAACGTTTCAGAATTATTGATTGGAAGCCTGATGAGCTTAGTTGTCAGTTTAATGTAACCGGTGAAAAACTCCTGATTATACATTGCAACATCACG gagtcatacccctctataccccctATCTGGTTTGTTGACTCTGACGACCCAAGTCTGACAGAGGTGTTGGAGCGCCTGGAAGATGTCAGAAAGGGCACCTCTTTG CTCCTACAGCAGCTGAAGCGTCTCATCTGTGACCTGTGTCGGCTGTACAACCTGCCCCAGCACCCAGATGTAGAGATGCTAGATCAGCCACTCCCTGCTGGGCCCATCAACCCAGAGCGCAAG CATGGACCAGCGGATGAAGTgacatccgaggaggaggaggaagaagaaatgGGCGAG CAGGACATTGAAGACCTGGACCACTATGAGATGAAAGAGGAGGAGCCAGTGGATGGGAAGAAGTCTGAGGACGATGGCATAGAGAAG GAGAACCTGGCCATCCTAGAGAAGATCCGTAAGAACCAGAGGCAGGACCACTTGAACGTAAGTGCTCATTCG GGTGCCGTCTCTGGTTCCGTTCAGGCCTCTGATCGTCTCATGAAAGAACTCAGGGAGATCTACAGATCACAGAGTTACAAGACAG GTATATATTCAGTGGAGCTAGTCAATGACAGCCTTTATGAATGGCACGTCAAAATAAGgac GGTAGACCCAGATAGTCCGTTACATAGTGACTTGCAGGTTCTGAAAGAAAAGGAAGGGGTGGACTACATTCTGCTCAGTTTCTCATATAAA gataactttcctttTGATCCACCGTTCGTACGGGTAGTCTCCCCTGTGCTGTCTGGAGG TTACGTTCTTGGCGGAGGGGCCTTGTGCATGGAACTTCTCACGAAACAG GGCTGGAGCAGTGCCTATTCCATAGAGTCTGTGATCATGCAGATCAACGCTACCCTAGTCAAAGGAAAAGCCAGGGTGCAGTTTGGAGCCAATAAG AACCAGTACAATCTTGCCAGAGCACAACAGTCATACAAATCCCTCGTGCAGATTCACGAAAAGAATG GCTGGTACACACCTCCCAAAGAGGACGGGTAA
- the LOC121540784 gene encoding ubiquitin-conjugating enzyme E2 Q2 isoform X2, with protein sequence MSVSGLKAELKFLESIFDPNHERFRIIDWKPDELSCQFNVTGEKLLIIHCNITESYPSIPPIWFVDSDDPSLTEVLERLEDVRKGTSLLLQQLKRLICDLCRLYNLPQHPDVEMLDQPLPAGPINPERKHGPADEVTSEEEEEEEMGEDIEDLDHYEMKEEEPVDGKKSEDDGIEKENLAILEKIRKNQRQDHLNVSAHSGAVSGSVQASDRLMKELREIYRSQSYKTGIYSVELVNDSLYEWHVKIRTVDPDSPLHSDLQVLKEKEGVDYILLSFSYKDNFPFDPPFVRVVSPVLSGGYVLGGGALCMELLTKQGWSSAYSIESVIMQINATLVKGKARVQFGANKNQYNLARAQQSYKSLVQIHEKNGWYTPPKEDG encoded by the exons ATGTCGGTTTCGGGTCTGAAGGCCGAATTGAAGTTTTTGGAGTCAATTTTTGACCCAAACCACGAACGTTTCAGAATTATTGATTGGAAGCCTGATGAGCTTAGTTGTCAGTTTAATGTAACCGGTGAAAAACTCCTGATTATACATTGCAACATCACG gagtcatacccctctataccccctATCTGGTTTGTTGACTCTGACGACCCAAGTCTGACAGAGGTGTTGGAGCGCCTGGAAGATGTCAGAAAGGGCACCTCTTTG CTCCTACAGCAGCTGAAGCGTCTCATCTGTGACCTGTGTCGGCTGTACAACCTGCCCCAGCACCCAGATGTAGAGATGCTAGATCAGCCACTCCCTGCTGGGCCCATCAACCCAGAGCGCAAG CATGGACCAGCGGATGAAGTgacatccgaggaggaggaggaagaagaaatgGGCGAG GACATTGAAGACCTGGACCACTATGAGATGAAAGAGGAGGAGCCAGTGGATGGGAAGAAGTCTGAGGACGATGGCATAGAGAAG GAGAACCTGGCCATCCTAGAGAAGATCCGTAAGAACCAGAGGCAGGACCACTTGAACGTAAGTGCTCATTCG GGTGCCGTCTCTGGTTCCGTTCAGGCCTCTGATCGTCTCATGAAAGAACTCAGGGAGATCTACAGATCACAGAGTTACAAGACAG GTATATATTCAGTGGAGCTAGTCAATGACAGCCTTTATGAATGGCACGTCAAAATAAGgac GGTAGACCCAGATAGTCCGTTACATAGTGACTTGCAGGTTCTGAAAGAAAAGGAAGGGGTGGACTACATTCTGCTCAGTTTCTCATATAAA gataactttcctttTGATCCACCGTTCGTACGGGTAGTCTCCCCTGTGCTGTCTGGAGG TTACGTTCTTGGCGGAGGGGCCTTGTGCATGGAACTTCTCACGAAACAG GGCTGGAGCAGTGCCTATTCCATAGAGTCTGTGATCATGCAGATCAACGCTACCCTAGTCAAAGGAAAAGCCAGGGTGCAGTTTGGAGCCAATAAG AACCAGTACAATCTTGCCAGAGCACAACAGTCATACAAATCCCTCGTGCAGATTCACGAAAAGAATG GCTGGTACACACCTCCCAAAGAGGACGGGTAA
- the LOC121540784 gene encoding ubiquitin-conjugating enzyme E2 Q2 isoform X3, whose product MSVSGLKAELKFLESIFDPNHERFRIIDWKPDELSCQFNVTGEKLLIIHCNITESYPSIPPIWFVDSDDPSLTEVLERLEDVRKGTSLLLQQLKRLICDLCRLYNLPQHPDVEMLDQPLPAGPINPERKHGPADEVTSEEEEEEEMGEQDIEDLDHYEMKEEEPVDGKKSEDDGIEKENLAILEKIRKNQRQDHLNGAVSGSVQASDRLMKELREIYRSQSYKTGIYSVELVNDSLYEWHVKIRTVDPDSPLHSDLQVLKEKEGVDYILLSFSYKDNFPFDPPFVRVVSPVLSGGYVLGGGALCMELLTKQGWSSAYSIESVIMQINATLVKGKARVQFGANKNQYNLARAQQSYKSLVQIHEKNGWYTPPKEDG is encoded by the exons ATGTCGGTTTCGGGTCTGAAGGCCGAATTGAAGTTTTTGGAGTCAATTTTTGACCCAAACCACGAACGTTTCAGAATTATTGATTGGAAGCCTGATGAGCTTAGTTGTCAGTTTAATGTAACCGGTGAAAAACTCCTGATTATACATTGCAACATCACG gagtcatacccctctataccccctATCTGGTTTGTTGACTCTGACGACCCAAGTCTGACAGAGGTGTTGGAGCGCCTGGAAGATGTCAGAAAGGGCACCTCTTTG CTCCTACAGCAGCTGAAGCGTCTCATCTGTGACCTGTGTCGGCTGTACAACCTGCCCCAGCACCCAGATGTAGAGATGCTAGATCAGCCACTCCCTGCTGGGCCCATCAACCCAGAGCGCAAG CATGGACCAGCGGATGAAGTgacatccgaggaggaggaggaagaagaaatgGGCGAG CAGGACATTGAAGACCTGGACCACTATGAGATGAAAGAGGAGGAGCCAGTGGATGGGAAGAAGTCTGAGGACGATGGCATAGAGAAG GAGAACCTGGCCATCCTAGAGAAGATCCGTAAGAACCAGAGGCAGGACCACTTGAAC GGTGCCGTCTCTGGTTCCGTTCAGGCCTCTGATCGTCTCATGAAAGAACTCAGGGAGATCTACAGATCACAGAGTTACAAGACAG GTATATATTCAGTGGAGCTAGTCAATGACAGCCTTTATGAATGGCACGTCAAAATAAGgac GGTAGACCCAGATAGTCCGTTACATAGTGACTTGCAGGTTCTGAAAGAAAAGGAAGGGGTGGACTACATTCTGCTCAGTTTCTCATATAAA gataactttcctttTGATCCACCGTTCGTACGGGTAGTCTCCCCTGTGCTGTCTGGAGG TTACGTTCTTGGCGGAGGGGCCTTGTGCATGGAACTTCTCACGAAACAG GGCTGGAGCAGTGCCTATTCCATAGAGTCTGTGATCATGCAGATCAACGCTACCCTAGTCAAAGGAAAAGCCAGGGTGCAGTTTGGAGCCAATAAG AACCAGTACAATCTTGCCAGAGCACAACAGTCATACAAATCCCTCGTGCAGATTCACGAAAAGAATG GCTGGTACACACCTCCCAAAGAGGACGGGTAA
- the LOC121540784 gene encoding ubiquitin-conjugating enzyme E2 Q2 isoform X4 — translation MSVSGLKAELKFLESIFDPNHERFRIIDWKPDELSCQFNVTGEKLLIIHCNITESYPSIPPIWFVDSDDPSLTEVLERLEDVRKGTSLLLQQLKRLICDLCRLYNLPQHPDVEMLDQPLPAGPINPERKHGPADEVTSEEEEEEEMGEDIEDLDHYEMKEEEPVDGKKSEDDGIEKENLAILEKIRKNQRQDHLNGAVSGSVQASDRLMKELREIYRSQSYKTGIYSVELVNDSLYEWHVKIRTVDPDSPLHSDLQVLKEKEGVDYILLSFSYKDNFPFDPPFVRVVSPVLSGGYVLGGGALCMELLTKQGWSSAYSIESVIMQINATLVKGKARVQFGANKNQYNLARAQQSYKSLVQIHEKNGWYTPPKEDG, via the exons ATGTCGGTTTCGGGTCTGAAGGCCGAATTGAAGTTTTTGGAGTCAATTTTTGACCCAAACCACGAACGTTTCAGAATTATTGATTGGAAGCCTGATGAGCTTAGTTGTCAGTTTAATGTAACCGGTGAAAAACTCCTGATTATACATTGCAACATCACG gagtcatacccctctataccccctATCTGGTTTGTTGACTCTGACGACCCAAGTCTGACAGAGGTGTTGGAGCGCCTGGAAGATGTCAGAAAGGGCACCTCTTTG CTCCTACAGCAGCTGAAGCGTCTCATCTGTGACCTGTGTCGGCTGTACAACCTGCCCCAGCACCCAGATGTAGAGATGCTAGATCAGCCACTCCCTGCTGGGCCCATCAACCCAGAGCGCAAG CATGGACCAGCGGATGAAGTgacatccgaggaggaggaggaagaagaaatgGGCGAG GACATTGAAGACCTGGACCACTATGAGATGAAAGAGGAGGAGCCAGTGGATGGGAAGAAGTCTGAGGACGATGGCATAGAGAAG GAGAACCTGGCCATCCTAGAGAAGATCCGTAAGAACCAGAGGCAGGACCACTTGAAC GGTGCCGTCTCTGGTTCCGTTCAGGCCTCTGATCGTCTCATGAAAGAACTCAGGGAGATCTACAGATCACAGAGTTACAAGACAG GTATATATTCAGTGGAGCTAGTCAATGACAGCCTTTATGAATGGCACGTCAAAATAAGgac GGTAGACCCAGATAGTCCGTTACATAGTGACTTGCAGGTTCTGAAAGAAAAGGAAGGGGTGGACTACATTCTGCTCAGTTTCTCATATAAA gataactttcctttTGATCCACCGTTCGTACGGGTAGTCTCCCCTGTGCTGTCTGGAGG TTACGTTCTTGGCGGAGGGGCCTTGTGCATGGAACTTCTCACGAAACAG GGCTGGAGCAGTGCCTATTCCATAGAGTCTGTGATCATGCAGATCAACGCTACCCTAGTCAAAGGAAAAGCCAGGGTGCAGTTTGGAGCCAATAAG AACCAGTACAATCTTGCCAGAGCACAACAGTCATACAAATCCCTCGTGCAGATTCACGAAAAGAATG GCTGGTACACACCTCCCAAAGAGGACGGGTAA